The following are encoded in a window of Sutcliffiella horikoshii genomic DNA:
- a CDS encoding DUF6254 family protein has protein sequence MTQSKSQQERQRKVRKQSQNEHGKVKSFEQLADEAGKNK, from the coding sequence ATGACACAATCAAAAAGCCAACAAGAAAGACAAAGAAAAGTGAGAAAGCAATCGCAAAATGAACACGGTAAAGTGAAGAGTTTTGAACAACTAGCAGATGAAGCGGGGAAAAATAAATAA